A DNA window from Capnocytophaga sp. ARDL2 contains the following coding sequences:
- a CDS encoding UvrD-helicase domain-containing protein, with the protein MERESFVIYNASAGAGKTFTLVKEYLKILMNYPQDDAFRYILSITFTNKAVHEMKKRIVDSLFAFSLDETPENAKALLHAVATEINKDEQFVKEKSKRILKKIMHNYTSFSVSTIDKFTQKIVRSFAHDLGLPINFEVSLESDAILQEAIDSLISKVGYDPLLTKIFIEFSLDKVKNDKSWDVNNELLNIGKLLTNEIHFEEVKSLENLSLEEFFDLKKYLSETIVQLKEDISQKAKDIFSYIENNGVKLESFNRKSYPNHISKFINNQKIEGKDLKYNEVSKITGSKSKGQADLIASIADYLAQQTDEIYQCQGTLWFYESFVQNIIPLSLLKLIYNEMKAIQEDKDLVAISEFNKIINNELKEQPVPYIYERMGERYRHFFIDEFQDTSLVQWENLVPLIDNALAGENESGKAGTLMLVGDPKQSIYRFRGGKVEQFIQLSGEYNPFLNSWKATKNLDTNFRSYSEIIESNNRFFSLISNHFTNEGYADLYLNQSAQKTNSKKGGFVSFTLIPKLEKSETKHKIYSEKVINIIKDCISQGYEYSDIAVLTRKNKQANFLATELTQADIPIISAESLIIKNSTLVQCIEVTLELIKNQQNITQRVWLLYYLSQFTGKETITHNLIINGFGKHLSEKEFEDYISKHYQLTFSFDYARTLSLFEMVTYIVNQLLFDYKNDAYIQYFMDLAFERSTLYYNDLQDFLHYWYNNNEKLSIPAMDQDNAVQMLSIHKSKGLEFPVVIIPYAEDKLEDKDNIWVPIENDDIVLKNAFVEQKSNMPFYSELINEVYQKNVQADLLDIVNIVYVAFTRATEQLYVIGYKGVITKENPTKPCVPYFIKSYLMEQNVYNEEQEEFTFGEKVKPSKKKSFDGKLGKIIESHPTTLGRNMVKIATKDGLMWSNEEAKIQAEAIVKGNIIHHILNDIHTKEHIDTALQKAIVDGMITVDQEQIIRPMLEKIVGHDDLKEFFNPQNRHITEMPLLKKGEPTLKPDRISLEGKKAYLLDYKTGGFHENYKVQIGKYREALEEMSYEVQKSLLVFIQDEIKIVEI; encoded by the coding sequence ATGGAAAGAGAATCGTTTGTAATCTACAATGCATCTGCGGGGGCTGGAAAAACCTTTACTTTGGTAAAAGAATACCTAAAGATCTTGATGAATTATCCTCAAGATGATGCGTTTCGCTATATTTTATCCATCACATTTACCAACAAGGCGGTACACGAAATGAAAAAGCGTATCGTAGATAGCTTGTTTGCTTTTTCGCTCGATGAAACGCCTGAAAACGCTAAGGCTCTACTCCATGCTGTAGCTACCGAAATCAACAAAGACGAGCAATTTGTTAAAGAAAAATCGAAGCGGATATTGAAAAAAATAATGCACAATTACACTTCGTTTAGTGTTTCTACTATAGACAAATTCACCCAAAAAATCGTTCGCTCATTTGCACACGATTTAGGATTGCCTATCAATTTTGAGGTATCTCTCGAAAGTGATGCAATTTTACAAGAGGCCATCGATTCGCTTATTTCCAAAGTTGGATACGACCCTCTTCTGACTAAAATTTTTATTGAATTTTCTTTAGACAAGGTAAAAAATGACAAATCTTGGGATGTAAACAACGAACTGCTCAATATAGGTAAACTTTTAACCAATGAAATCCATTTTGAAGAGGTGAAATCATTAGAAAACCTTTCCCTTGAAGAGTTTTTTGATCTAAAAAAATACCTTTCTGAGACAATCGTTCAACTCAAAGAAGATATTTCTCAAAAAGCTAAAGATATCTTTTCTTATATCGAAAATAATGGTGTGAAATTGGAAAGTTTTAATAGAAAATCATATCCCAATCACATCTCAAAATTTATCAATAATCAAAAAATCGAAGGAAAAGATTTAAAATACAATGAAGTGAGTAAAATCACAGGTTCAAAATCTAAAGGTCAAGCAGATCTCATTGCGTCTATCGCTGATTATTTGGCTCAGCAAACTGATGAAATCTATCAATGTCAAGGAACGCTTTGGTTTTATGAATCGTTTGTGCAAAATATCATTCCACTATCGTTGTTGAAACTGATTTACAACGAAATGAAAGCCATCCAAGAAGACAAGGATTTGGTAGCTATTTCGGAATTTAACAAAATCATCAACAACGAGTTGAAAGAACAGCCCGTTCCTTATATTTATGAACGTATGGGCGAGCGTTATCGCCACTTTTTTATCGACGAATTTCAGGACACCTCTCTGGTGCAATGGGAAAATCTCGTCCCATTGATAGACAACGCATTGGCTGGTGAAAACGAAAGTGGTAAAGCGGGAACATTGATGCTTGTGGGTGACCCAAAACAATCGATTTATCGTTTTAGAGGTGGAAAAGTAGAGCAGTTTATTCAACTGAGTGGCGAATACAATCCGTTTTTAAATTCGTGGAAAGCAACCAAAAATTTGGATACCAATTTTCGCAGTTATTCTGAAATCATCGAAAGCAACAATCGATTTTTCAGTTTGATTTCCAACCATTTTACTAACGAAGGTTATGCCGATTTGTACCTCAATCAGAGTGCTCAAAAAACTAATAGCAAAAAAGGTGGTTTTGTGTCGTTTACTTTGATTCCAAAATTAGAGAAAAGCGAAACTAAACACAAAATTTATAGCGAAAAAGTAATCAACATCATTAAGGATTGCATCTCACAAGGGTATGAATATTCTGATATTGCAGTGTTGACTCGCAAAAACAAACAGGCAAATTTTCTTGCAACGGAGTTGACCCAAGCAGATATCCCTATTATTTCTGCCGAGTCTCTTATCATTAAAAATTCTACCTTGGTACAATGTATTGAGGTGACATTGGAACTTATCAAAAATCAGCAAAACATCACTCAGCGTGTATGGTTGCTCTATTATTTGAGTCAATTTACTGGAAAAGAAACAATTACTCATAATTTGATTATAAATGGTTTTGGAAAACATTTGTCTGAAAAAGAATTTGAAGACTATATTTCCAAACATTATCAACTGACATTTAGTTTTGATTATGCTCGTACGCTTTCACTTTTTGAAATGGTTACTTACATTGTCAATCAGCTATTGTTCGACTATAAAAACGATGCTTATATTCAGTATTTTATGGATTTAGCTTTTGAAAGAAGTACATTGTATTACAATGATTTACAAGACTTTTTACACTATTGGTACAATAACAACGAAAAACTTTCTATTCCAGCTATGGATCAGGACAATGCAGTGCAAATGCTGTCTATTCACAAATCAAAAGGATTGGAATTTCCAGTGGTTATCATTCCGTATGCTGAAGATAAATTGGAAGATAAAGATAATATCTGGGTACCTATCGAAAACGATGATATTGTGCTAAAAAATGCTTTTGTAGAACAAAAATCCAATATGCCTTTTTACTCAGAACTCATCAATGAGGTATATCAAAAAAATGTACAAGCAGATTTGTTGGATATAGTAAATATTGTGTATGTGGCATTTACCCGAGCTACAGAACAATTGTATGTAATTGGATACAAAGGTGTTATTACTAAAGAAAATCCGACTAAACCATGTGTACCTTATTTTATCAAAAGTTATCTTATGGAGCAAAATGTGTATAATGAGGAGCAGGAAGAATTTACCTTTGGAGAAAAAGTAAAACCAAGCAAGAAAAAATCGTTTGATGGAAAATTAGGCAAAATCATAGAAAGTCATCCTACTACATTAGGTAGAAATATGGTAAAAATTGCCACTAAAGACGGTTTGATGTGGAGCAATGAAGAAGCGAAAATTCAAGCAGAAGCTATCGTAAAAGGGAATATCATTCATCATATATTAAACGATATTCACACGAAAGAACATATCGATACGGCATTGCAAAAGGCGATTGTAGATGGTATGATAACGGTAGATCAAGAGCAAATTATTCGTCCTATGCTCGAAAAAATCGTTGGACATGATGATTTGAAAGAGTTTTTCAACCCACAAAATAGACATATTACCGAAATGCCGTTGCTCAAAAAAGGCGAACCAACACTCAAACCCGACCGTATTTCTTTGGAAGGAAAAAAAGCCTATTTACTCGATTATAAAACGGGAGGTTTTCACGAAAATTATAAAGTGCAAATTGGAAAATACCGAGAAGCATTGGAAGAAATGAGTTATGAAGTACAAAAAAGTTTATTAGTCTTTATTCAAGACGAAATCAAAATAGTAGAGATTTAA
- a CDS encoding C10 family peptidase: MFLITKNMNTKKQADDVITILNQDNQPVMYLFNAGTKGFLLLSASKLEEPILAYSTEAALLLNNIPRDLAIWIDLGVRKISQLNKTNTYYSPSVYAAWSALGINEKVGDYYIGDSNGNPILIEEDDISYVKIGCPYIDLTTKKGPLLGNIMWGQGIGYNTFQDSPPSNNPCTNYPLPNNKYYAGCVMVAFGQILKYYNDYGFLNLQNTPVVNRVMEPTPDNNGTAKILKAIFDITPGQKERNCNGTGAYIYNAAKGIKNGFVFAYSSATYIPHMDKIILWNDIVNHNRPVVLAGYSVDTNQFNKNIALKYTKNNVTYSTNYKISSGHAWVCDGHQEEYQLVKIINHTTGEVFFDNFFERNFYHMNWGWHNKGNSYSTGNGWYRDDLFTPNYGNNGNNLITYPNIVGYDLNGDGTDDGYYYSGYYYYRSMVHNIKP; encoded by the coding sequence ATCTTTTTAATTACCAAAAATATGAATACAAAAAAGCAAGCAGATGATGTCATCACTATCCTAAATCAAGATAACCAACCTGTAATGTATCTATTCAATGCAGGTACCAAAGGTTTCTTATTATTATCGGCATCCAAATTAGAAGAACCCATCTTGGCTTATTCAACAGAAGCTGCCTTACTATTGAATAACATACCTAGGGATTTAGCTATTTGGATTGATTTAGGGGTAAGAAAAATCTCACAATTAAATAAAACAAACACCTATTACAGCCCAAGCGTGTATGCCGCTTGGAGTGCTTTAGGCATTAATGAGAAGGTTGGTGATTATTATATTGGAGATTCAAATGGAAATCCTATCCTTATAGAAGAAGATGATATATCCTATGTAAAAATAGGATGTCCATATATCGACCTCACTACCAAAAAAGGTCCTCTCTTGGGAAATATTATGTGGGGACAAGGAATTGGATATAATACTTTTCAAGATTCTCCACCAAGTAACAATCCATGCACTAATTACCCTCTACCAAACAATAAATATTATGCAGGATGTGTAATGGTAGCTTTTGGGCAAATATTAAAATACTATAATGACTATGGTTTTCTTAATTTACAAAACACACCTGTGGTTAATCGTGTAATGGAACCAACCCCAGACAACAATGGAACCGCTAAAATATTAAAAGCAATATTCGACATTACACCTGGACAAAAAGAACGAAATTGCAATGGAACTGGAGCATATATCTATAATGCTGCAAAAGGAATTAAAAACGGATTCGTATTTGCTTATAGCAGTGCTACCTATATTCCCCATATGGATAAAATTATTTTATGGAATGATATTGTAAATCACAACAGACCTGTTGTCCTTGCTGGTTATTCTGTTGACACTAACCAATTCAACAAAAACATTGCCTTAAAATATACAAAAAATAATGTTACATATTCTACAAATTACAAAATTAGTAGCGGACATGCGTGGGTATGCGATGGACATCAAGAAGAATACCAGCTAGTAAAAATAATAAACCATACAACTGGTGAAGTATTTTTTGACAATTTTTTTGAACGCAACTTTTATCATATGAATTGGGGTTGGCATAACAAGGGCAATAGTTATTCAACGGGAAATGGATGGTATAGAGATGATTTATTTACGCCTAATTATGGAAATAACGGTAATAATCTGATAACATATCCTAACATAGTTGGATATGATTTAAATGGAGATGGTACAGATGACGGTTATTATTATTCTGGTTATTATTATTATCGCTCAATGGTACACAACATAAAACCTTGA
- a CDS encoding superoxide dismutase, translating to MAFELPQLGYAYEALEPYIDARTMEIHHSKHHNAYVTNLNNAVAGTELEGKCITEILKNLDLNNKAVRNNGGGHWNHRLFWEVIAPNKGGVPTGVLATTIDAAFGSFESFKEKFSAAAATQFGSGWAWLCVKDGKLEVCATANQDNPLMPGIGCEGTPILGLDVWEHAYYLNYQNRRPDYINAFFNVINWDVVAQKYDAAK from the coding sequence ATGGCTTTTGAATTACCACAATTAGGATATGCTTACGAGGCATTGGAACCTTACATCGACGCTCGTACAATGGAAATCCACCACTCAAAACACCACAATGCATATGTAACCAACTTGAACAACGCAGTGGCTGGAACAGAGTTGGAAGGAAAATGCATTACAGAAATCTTAAAAAACTTGGATTTAAACAACAAAGCGGTAAGAAACAATGGAGGTGGTCACTGGAACCACAGATTGTTTTGGGAAGTAATTGCCCCAAACAAAGGTGGTGTTCCAACTGGTGTATTGGCTACAACTATTGATGCTGCTTTTGGTTCGTTTGAGTCTTTTAAAGAAAAATTTTCAGCTGCGGCTGCAACACAATTTGGTTCAGGATGGGCTTGGTTGTGTGTAAAAGATGGTAAATTGGAGGTGTGTGCTACAGCAAATCAAGACAATCCATTGATGCCAGGAATTGGATGCGAAGGTACACCGATCTTAGGTTTAGATGTTTGGGAACACGCGTATTACTTAAACTACCAAAACCGTCGTCCTGACTATATCAACGCATTTTTCAATGTAATCAATTGGGATGTAGTAGCTCAAAAATATGATGCAGCAAAATAA
- a CDS encoding TetR/AcrR family transcriptional regulator gives MQNTILEKAKELFLERGVKTVTMDDIAREMGISKKTIYAHYSSKEDLLEQSFNRFFYFVIEKLNEVKEKGFNPIEELFKENEVLKEIVIFDERKIQVLHDLEKYYPKIADNFLRVRIAEFEKNYKYNLERGIKQGLYRENLPIDFIVKNHFACTSTYFNKAFNKLQITRTIDEVSFLQTEYFLRSIVTPKGLEILEQLITHKSNIQ, from the coding sequence ATGCAAAATACCATATTGGAAAAAGCTAAAGAATTGTTTTTGGAAAGAGGAGTGAAAACCGTAACCATGGACGATATTGCTCGTGAAATGGGGATTTCTAAAAAAACAATTTACGCTCATTATTCCTCAAAAGAAGATTTGCTCGAACAGTCGTTTAATCGCTTCTTCTATTTTGTAATTGAAAAATTAAACGAGGTAAAAGAAAAGGGGTTCAATCCCATAGAGGAGTTATTTAAAGAAAATGAAGTATTAAAAGAAATTGTGATTTTCGACGAAAGAAAAATTCAGGTATTACACGATTTAGAAAAATATTATCCCAAAATCGCCGATAACTTCCTCAGAGTGCGAATTGCCGAATTTGAAAAGAACTATAAATACAATTTAGAACGAGGCATCAAACAAGGATTGTACAGAGAGAATTTGCCGATAGATTTTATAGTAAAAAATCATTTTGCTTGTACTTCGACATATTTCAACAAGGCCTTCAACAAGTTGCAAATCACGAGAACGATAGATGAAGTAAGTTTCTTACAAACAGAATATTTCCTTCGATCGATTGTTACCCCAAAGGGATTGGAAATTTTGGAACAATTAATAACACATAAATCAAACATTCAATAA
- a CDS encoding TolC family protein encodes MRTKFLAVALLLSSYLGISQQKLTLSEAVNYALENKAEAVKAQLDIANSEVKIKEVRANALPSINAQGGLTYNPILQKMAMNIGGQTMVIRMGQPWQSQATVQLNQQLFNQAVFIGLKAARTTREFYQINAQLTEEQIIEKVATSYYEVYKTQSQLKTLTQTIDNTNRVKAVIQSLYDNGLAKKIDLDRMIVTVNNLESNKVQLTNAIELQENALKYLIGMDMNIDIELPDTTFEPTRLSFIADDSTVENRTEIKVLEKQRELLQLNKKATEAAGLPTLSLSANYGYLGFGEKMPWWHGSPNANWANFSAIGLNLTVPIFNGGAVKAKVKQAEIDLQKLEVETNDVRLALDLSLKNALTKLNNSMLTINTQRANVNLAKDVLTNVENNYKYGLANLTDLIEAENAHAEAQNNYTNALLDFKLAEIELIKAKGELRELTK; translated from the coding sequence ATGAGAACTAAATTTTTGGCGGTAGCACTCTTATTGAGTAGCTACTTGGGAATTTCTCAGCAGAAACTCACCCTGTCCGAAGCGGTCAATTACGCTCTGGAAAACAAAGCCGAAGCGGTAAAAGCACAATTGGATATTGCTAATAGCGAGGTAAAAATCAAAGAAGTTCGTGCCAATGCCTTGCCTTCTATCAACGCTCAAGGTGGTCTGACTTACAATCCTATATTGCAAAAAATGGCGATGAATATAGGTGGGCAGACAATGGTCATCAGAATGGGACAACCGTGGCAATCACAAGCCACTGTGCAACTCAATCAACAGTTGTTCAACCAAGCCGTTTTTATTGGTTTGAAAGCAGCTCGTACAACGCGAGAGTTTTATCAAATCAACGCCCAACTTACCGAAGAGCAAATCATCGAAAAAGTAGCAACCAGCTACTATGAGGTGTATAAAACGCAGTCACAGCTCAAAACGTTGACGCAAACCATAGATAACACCAATCGAGTGAAAGCGGTTATTCAAAGTTTGTACGACAATGGATTGGCAAAGAAAATAGACCTCGATAGAATGATAGTAACGGTAAACAATCTCGAGAGTAATAAAGTACAATTGACAAACGCTATTGAATTGCAAGAAAACGCACTGAAATATTTGATAGGTATGGATATGAATATCGATATCGAATTGCCGGATACAACTTTCGAACCTACGCGTTTGTCGTTTATAGCAGATGATTCTACAGTAGAAAATCGCACTGAAATCAAAGTACTCGAAAAACAAAGAGAATTACTCCAACTAAACAAAAAAGCTACCGAAGCAGCAGGGTTGCCTACTTTGAGTTTGTCTGCAAATTATGGGTATCTTGGATTTGGAGAAAAAATGCCTTGGTGGCACGGTTCGCCAAATGCCAATTGGGCGAACTTCTCTGCTATCGGATTGAATTTGACAGTGCCAATTTTCAACGGAGGAGCGGTAAAAGCTAAAGTGAAACAAGCGGAAATCGATTTGCAAAAATTGGAAGTAGAAACAAATGATGTGCGCTTGGCTTTGGATTTGTCTTTGAAAAATGCCTTGACAAAACTAAACAATTCTATGCTGACCATCAATACGCAAAGAGCCAATGTAAACCTTGCGAAAGATGTTTTGACCAATGTAGAAAATAATTACAAATACGGTTTGGCAAATCTGACAGATTTAATCGAAGCAGAAAACGCTCATGCCGAAGCACAAAATAATTATACCAACGCTTTACTCGATTTTAAATTAGCAGAAATAGAATTGATTAAAGCTAAAGGTGAATTGAGAGAATTGACAAAATAG
- a CDS encoding efflux RND transporter periplasmic adaptor subunit, which translates to MKKIIITGVVVIASLVGIMYVLNKNKANTEANIAEVAKTNAAVAVRVAEVDFHEVNSQYVTNGTFAPKQEVMLSAETGGRVASVLVSEGSFVRPGQTLAVINADKQNVGIANAQAVYNQAQAEVARFEGAYASGGVTKQQLDQVKLQLENARNNLKSAQLQAADVNVRASFAGVVNKKMVEPGAFVGPGQQMFEVVNVASLKMNITVDEKNIASVRVGQSVKVVSNALPDQEFEGKVSFIAPKANAGLNFPVELEIRNNATNDLKAGMYGTAYFGADQAVKALVVPRSAFVGSVSSNQMFVVKDGKAVLTEVVAGRTFGDYIEVVSGVNQGEKVVTSGQINLLDGTAIEVIK; encoded by the coding sequence ATGAAAAAAATAATCATAACTGGAGTAGTAGTCATAGCCTCATTAGTAGGTATTATGTATGTTTTAAACAAAAACAAAGCAAACACCGAAGCAAATATTGCTGAAGTAGCCAAAACCAATGCCGCTGTAGCAGTGCGTGTGGCTGAGGTAGATTTTCACGAAGTAAACAGTCAGTATGTAACCAACGGAACTTTTGCACCAAAACAAGAAGTGATGCTTTCTGCCGAAACAGGTGGTAGAGTGGCGAGTGTATTGGTAAGCGAAGGCAGTTTTGTACGACCAGGGCAAACTTTGGCTGTAATCAATGCCGACAAACAAAATGTAGGTATTGCCAATGCTCAAGCAGTGTACAATCAGGCACAAGCAGAGGTAGCTCGTTTTGAAGGAGCTTATGCCTCGGGTGGAGTTACCAAACAACAATTAGATCAAGTGAAATTGCAATTGGAAAACGCTCGAAACAATCTGAAAAGTGCTCAATTGCAAGCAGCTGATGTAAATGTGAGAGCCTCTTTTGCAGGAGTTGTAAACAAAAAAATGGTAGAGCCAGGTGCGTTTGTAGGACCAGGACAACAAATGTTTGAAGTGGTAAATGTGGCTTCGTTGAAAATGAATATTACCGTAGATGAAAAAAATATTGCTTCTGTTCGCGTAGGACAATCGGTAAAAGTAGTTTCAAACGCATTGCCAGATCAAGAATTTGAAGGAAAAGTTTCGTTTATTGCACCAAAGGCAAATGCAGGGTTGAATTTTCCAGTAGAATTGGAAATTCGTAACAATGCTACCAACGATTTGAAAGCAGGAATGTACGGAACTGCCTATTTTGGAGCAGACCAAGCAGTAAAGGCATTGGTTGTACCTCGTAGTGCCTTTGTAGGAAGTGTGAGTTCAAATCAGATGTTTGTGGTAAAAGACGGAAAAGCTGTTTTGACGGAAGTAGTAGCTGGTCGTACATTTGGCGATTATATAGAAGTGGTTTCTGGTGTAAATCAAGGAGAAAAAGTAGTTACTTCTGGTCAAATCAATTTATTGGACGGAACAGCTATTGAGGTTATTAAATAG